From the Musa acuminata AAA Group cultivar baxijiao chromosome BXJ3-1, Cavendish_Baxijiao_AAA, whole genome shotgun sequence genome, the window GATGAACCATCAGTTCAAAGCACAGTGCATTAACATGACTTCAGGTACCAATGCTAATATCATATATGATGAGCTAACCCTACTCCTCGTACTCCTCCATCTTATGCTAATCTAGTGAGAGTATGAGCTACATAAATTAACCCCTGCAAGCCACAAAGCATAGAATATAGAGTACTTCGAGTCTAAGGTTCACAGGAACGACCGACTGACCTAAGGACTCAGTCGTAGATACAATAAGGAAGAGAGATATATATTATGGTTGAGATACCGACGGATCAGGTGGCTGCACCAGTGGCCGGCGAAGGACTGTGGGGGTGGGGCGGAcgtggctgtggctgcggctgtggttgGGGTGGCGGTGGCTGCTTCTTGCGCTTCTTCTTCTCGTAGCTGATGCCTCGGGCTTTGGACTGCATCTCCCGGATCTCGCGGAGGTATAGCCGGACGGCTCGTGCACCGAAGGGGTTGGCCTCAGGCTTGCCGCCGTTCTCCTCGAACGCAGCACGGAGGCGGCCGATGAGAGCGTCGAGGGAGCCCCAGGCTTGGCGGAGGGGGCACGGGCATGGGGAGGGCGGGTTGGGGTGGCCAAAGAAGGGGCACATGGGAGTGTGCACCTTTGTCTTACCGAACTGGTCCAGGTACCGAAGGAACTCCAGCACATGCGCGCCGCTGCACCGCGACAGTGACAGCGGCGGCCTGTGATTCTTCAAGTACTGCCCGAAGGTGTTCCAGTCGCGTCGCTTCTGTGACTCGTATCGGCTCAGCGACGGGGAGGCGGCTGAGGCCGCCGGTGAGGTGACCGCGGCAGCGGGTGATGAGCTGGGGCTGGTGAGGAAGCCATCGGAGCGAGGGCTCCCCGGCTTGGGTACCATGGCCATGGTGCCAACAGTTTCACCTCTCTGCTTCTTCCTGCAAACAGGATGTGATGGAGCAATATAGGGTACTCTTAATTTAAACTGCTTCAAGCTGATACTAATTGACCTCGTAGTTGCCGATAATGATGATGGGATGATGATTACACAACTGATCTAATGCATGAGAGTTTTGATGCTAAtggatttctttcctttttagtccatgagagagagagagagagagagagagagagagagaaggtgaggaagctaTGATTCAACGACTGGGAGTGGGCATGGGAACTCCTAGTTCCATTAAAGTGGTCCTGCCTGCAGCTGCTAGATCTCCTTTTGGCATATATGTAGCGATGTGGCAATCTCTAAGGCAGTGCGATCGCCCAACAAGTCCAGAGAGATTCTTAGATAGGAGAGACAGAGGATGGCTTGTGATCAGAGGTCACAGATCAGGGCGTCGATGTGGGAGATGAGATCTGTGGGGGGAGAGTCGCATCTCGAATCTCACTCTTCCTTTCTCTTCAAGAAAACATGAGTTGGTCAGGCGTCGGAGCTCGTACTTGCAAGTCGGAGTGCGGGATGGGTATGCCTGGGGATGACACTCAGCCCCTTCCCTATAGGAGGCCAACTCTGACCTAAACAGTGCCATTTTTAGCATGATCTTTCACAGTGGGAAGAGAGAGAGCGCTCTGCGGAAGCTACTCTAGACAACGAGATGAAAGATAGACGGTGACGGGCGAAAACGCCAACAAGTTGTGAACTCCCTCGCGTACTCTGTGTCGAAGGACTGGGCCCCACGGTGGGCCCGCGCACGGTCGACCGTGTCGCCTTTTCCCGATCACTGCGCGAGTAAGTGGGTGGCCTGTTCACGGGGGTTCAGGATCCCCTCCACTCCCACCCTTGATCATGACCGTCCGTTACATGAATCCGAGGGCTTGGCGAAGATTTTGAAGCTGAAACGGTTGGAGAGGATCCGGAAACGGTGAAAGATGTCAGTGGCATGTTCGGGGATGCAGTCAGTGCAGTAACTTTTTTGTCAAAATGACCAAAATGCCTCGACGCATTGCCATTCTTCGATTGAGTACACATCATGTGAACTTAGGAACACCACGCATAATTGATCATGACATGATGGGTTCATACATGGTGATCATCCAAGCAGGGATGACCATCCAAGATTTTGACCCTGATCtcaaatgtgttgactatgaactCCTAGATTTACAGATATTTTATCAGCCCAACATACATATAAATCATGTGTCTTATTAGTTCGACACGAATAACGTGTGACCCACGTAGTCGGCACAAAGGCACCAACCCTAATATTCAATGATTTAGATAACTCCCTTACATCACACTCCAACAATCTCACGAAATCACTCCCTTACATCAACTCCTCACTTGATCATAGAGCTCTCTGGACTCGAATCCTACATCACTCTTATTAGTTGAGGAGATATTTATTGGGCACACTCCCAATTTAAATAGatcaaagaaaaatatacattCACAAAAAACAAAATCTCTATCCATAATCATTTCTAGGTCAAATTGCTACCTTGGTTTCCAAATACAAACTCAAACCAGATTCAGGTGAATATTTTCTCTGGATAGACATGAGTTATCCTCAAAATCTTCCTATTGCAGAATAACACATCTTTGACGATAAATAATGATGAAAACAACATGTAAGTTCTTAATTTTAGTTAGATGAAGACAAACTACATGATTGCGATACGGAGAGTATTGCATTCATTCCATGATCGAAGTATAAGATCAACTGAGATGTACCAAAAAGATATTCTGCTAAACCACATATGTAACACAAACAAACACCAAAGGTAGGAAAATTTCTTGGAATCGTTAAAATGAAAGCATTTGACTTCCGATTCTGGGTTTGTTCGTTCATAACAAATAGAATACAATTGCAGCAGTTTGCTACTAGGTGCTTAATTTCAGCGCATGTATTGAGCATCCAGCACAATTCATCAGTCATGAGAAAGGACTCACAGAGTAATCGTCAAATGGGTAAAACACCCTTCAAGTTCCGCCATTCGTTATAGTTCTGGAAAAGCAGCAGCATGATGATAAAAGAGTTGGAAGACTGGGAATTTATTCACTTTTAAAGCATGACCTATGATTTCATCTTCTTCACCATCTCCTCGATGTCCAGCTCAACGGCCAAAACTGATGAATCTTGCCTCATTGCCATGTGACTTGAATGATGCAGAATAGGATTATACAGAATCAGATAAGACAGTTCGAACTCAATTATAACGAGAGCAGGTGGCTCTAGATGTACCTGTTCTGTACCGGACCATGATCTACAGCTGATCGTAGAGCATATATCACTCGACCGACAATATTAGTCATAGGAACAGGACCAAACAAACGGCTATCTTTGGCTTCCTGAcacggaaaagaaaaagaaggaaaattaaGTTAGTTAGCAGCTTATCTTTTAAGAGAATTCACTGATACATTGAAGAGAGAACAAGCCTTGAGCTATTACACATTTACTCAAATAAGGCCTTAATTCAATGATGTCAAAATAAACAGGTGCTCCAAATTGATTATTCACATTCTCTAGTCATATACACAACTTATATAGTGAATAAAGAACCAATTGACACATTACTGCACTTTTGCAAATCAATATTGAATGATGTAAGCAGCATTTTTGAACAAAAAATATCTTCTAGGCCAAATTTTTTAAGGATCCAACCAATTCATTATGATTGCATTGgacatatttttattaaattcaaTAATATATTATGCTTTTTGCTAAGTGAATCAAGATGCCAATGTTTCAGTTAAAACAGCTTACATTGCATTTATTCCTAGGTCAGCAAGCAACAAAACGAATGATATTTAAACTTTTGGACACTATAGATTATTTTAACTAAGTCAATCTTGTGGTTCGAAAGTGCAGATTTAACTTTGGCTTGATAGGATTAACACATCGATCTTCCTAAAAAGTGACAAGCTTCCTCCACGCATAGGATATGTCAGGTTTGTGCATATTTGAAGTTCAGAAAAAGGAGGTCTATGCTACAATTACATTCAGAATTACATATGCAGAAAAATTGCAAGCTTATGATGGCATATTTTGATCTAGATCTTTTATCAGAATAATAAGAGGTAGAAAGAATACTGATCATAGGCTGAATTTGTGGTTAAGTGTGAGATTACAGGGAAACCAGTGCATGAGGTTCCAGTAAATGCGGGTCCAGGGATGGCGATGGTCAATGTAATAACAACTCAATGTTTGCCTTTGAAAATGTGAACATAATCAGAGATAAGTATCACCCTTACAAATATACCTCTACCAAGATACATATCCTATCTGTATTGGATGAAACAAGGCTGTTCGATAATTCTCATAGTGGCTGATAAAAAATTGCAAGCAAATTTGCATGTAGTATTTACTGCAGCCATTTATGCTATATTACAACATCTATGAAACTGCCCCATGATTTTACCTTTGGCCTTAGAGACTCGTTGTCAGCCAACACCCAACATTGATCCTTCTCTAAAATAAATGGTTCATCTTTGTCGTCAGTTGAACACAATTCATAGCCTTCTGTAGCAGCCAATCTTCTAACAACATAATCAGCGGTTTTCTCAGGGTCTTTCAACATTACAACATCACCGACAAAAACTTGCCTACAGCAACAAAAGTAACAAACTAAATGAATTTTTTCAAAAGAATCCTAGAAAGATTAAAAGAAGAATAAGTTGCTGTAGTCCCTATAAAGATCAATGGGACCTTAATTCCAAAACAAAAGAAATACTAGTTCCATAGCATCGTTTGTTGAAATAATCTTTAATTACAATATCATCTCTACGCGGACAAATGATGTTTTACAATATAATTTACATCTAACTAATCATGGATCAGGTGTTGAGTTGTTGCCTGCCAGTAAAAAGACAATAACATGGTCAACGGAATAAACTTTTAGGACTGAGTGGTGGTGAAATTTATTCACGGTGAATAAACGTCTCCATATTTCTTCCATTTTAGGGATAAAATAGTCATCAATTCCTAGCAAATCTTGGGACCAGGCCCTTGAAAAATGCCAGCAGATATATCTCACTTCAACAAAACATCCAAACATACAGGTAGATTGAAAGCAAAAGACCATGAAAAGTCAAAAACTGAAAAATCCATGTGTAAGAAACTACAAGATAGAGCCAAGTTAGAAACTCAAAAATTATATACCATGACTAACAGCGTATTAAACAAAAAAACTATGACTAACAGCATATCATTTTGTAATCTCCTTTTAAGAATGCACTGTTTTATGATGCAAATCATGCCTTACACAAATCAGATCAATCCAGAGTTCTCCTGCACCTATTCAACTGACCATCTTGAAAATCCAAAAGCATCCATCTAATCAAAACTGGATTCACAGAAATGACTTGATTTATATGTTTGATTTGGGTGAACAAATGATTCCTTCCTCACCACAAAACACCACTGTCAAGTAAAGCTTCAAATTATAACTAGAGCCAAGACTCAAAACATAACTTGACAAAGTCCTAGCTTGCCCTCTCACCTCCTGGAAGTCATCTAGAGTTTTATTTAGAGTAAAATTAGTATCTTAAGTCCCAATATGGGTATAACATGAGTTAGGATAGTTGTTTTTCAAGTCGCCTTATTCTGAGAGTTGTAGGATCCAGATCTTAAAAGGATGCAGGATTAAATTTTCATACCTCAACTACTTTGTTTAGAAATATGAGTTGAGAGTCTACAAATAAAAATCTTGTAAGACTTCAAGGCATAAAAAGATTGAAGTCGTTAATAACACCCTCTATAGTTCTTTTGTGTCTcttccttttctctttttctctttttttttcttcctcctttAATCTATCCTCTTTTCTCATTAAAATCTCTCTTGGACTCAAATAGAACCTTGACTGTGTCAACaattatgcttaatgatgcaCTAAATTATCTATTTCTCTCGAGGTAATTTGAATTTCAATTAGCTCACTGCTTGTTCCCTATGAAACAAGTACATTTTTTGACATGTTCATCAAATAACAATAAGCAATCCTCCTTGTCCCATTCTTTTTCCTAGTATTACTAAATTTAAACCTCATAAATTCATTCACAAAAAACTTAAAATCTTAAGTTTCTAACAATTGTttccataactcaaaagaatTAATCCTAATTAAATTCccatcaaaaaaatatattatcatcaaaataatatatgcCTTGAAGGTCTATCTTGCATATGTCTAGTGAGTTCATGCATTACTATTATCAGAAGATAACGATCATAATTTGATCATGGGTGGAATCCTACATTTATAGGAAACTTGTTGTAGATACCCCTTGTATTCCTAGCACCAGTAATTACTCTATCATATGTATCTTTTATTACATTAATATAAATAATAGATAATTATTTCCTTTTAAAATTCACATATtaaatttccaagaattttataattGGCTTTCTCTAAGACAATAAAATTCATTGAcacattttctaatcctctttatcCAGTCTAGTTAGCGATATGCATGATGTTACAGGAATCATTGAT encodes:
- the LOC135628983 gene encoding protein LIGHT-DEPENDENT SHORT HYPOCOTYLS 4-like, yielding MAMVPKPGSPRSDGFLTSPSSSPAAAVTSPAASAASPSLSRYESQKRRDWNTFGQYLKNHRPPLSLSRCSGAHVLEFLRYLDQFGKTKVHTPMCPFFGHPNPPSPCPCPLRQAWGSLDALIGRLRAAFEENGGKPEANPFGARAVRLYLREIREMQSKARGISYEKKKRKKQPPPPQPQPQPQPRPPHPHSPSPATGAAT
- the LOC135628691 gene encoding mitochondrial ATP-independent inner membrane protease subunit 2-like, whose amino-acid sequence is MVSLSTWFRYAATKFEYSLSLSWKSYNVGQINARELSDAVWKNFFQGKLTFSHWNKGEEMAPTLVGDGGTLLVRKLPFPSPTQVFVGDVVMLKDPEKTADYVVRRLAATEGYELCSTDDKDEPFILEKDQCWVLADNESLRPKEAKDSRLFGPVPMTNIVGRVIYALRSAVDHGPVQNSHMAMRQDSSVLAVELDIEEMVKKMKS